One genomic window of Arachis stenosperma cultivar V10309 chromosome 10, arast.V10309.gnm1.PFL2, whole genome shotgun sequence includes the following:
- the LOC130958097 gene encoding protein GRAVITROPIC IN THE LIGHT 1-like yields the protein MSALHSTNHLRRSYTQQCSFFGNLNHRKLLKLNNGGVPDSAFFVAFAEMAKRVWCLHCLALSLDEDIRIFQVKKNTRFSEAYMECEAEQVVSTSSEEVTDSDSGELRVGFTVVPGFMIGKSVIQSQVYLSPVS from the coding sequence atgagtgcactgcattcaaCAAATCACTTGAGAAGAAGCTACACTCAACAGTGTTCCTTCTTTGGAAACCTTAACCATAGGAAGCTACTCAAACTCAACAATGGTGGTGTCCCAGATTCAGCTTTCTTCGTTGCTTTTGCGGAGATGGCAAAGCGTGTGTGGTGTTTGCACTGTTTGGCACTTTCTTTAGATGAAGATATCAGAATTTTTCAGGTGAAGAAGAACACTAGATTCTCTGAGGCCTACATGGAATGTGAAGCAGAACAAGTAGTTTCAACCTCCTCAGAGGAAGTTACTGATTCCGATTCCGGCGAGCTTCGGGTGGGTTTCACGGTGGTTCCAGGTTTTATGATTGGAAAAAGTGTTATACAGAGCCAGGTTTACCTTTCTCCAGTGAGTTAG